The sequence CGATGCCCCTCCGGCTGATCGCGAGTCGTTCGACCGCTTCCGGGTCGAGCCGCCGGTCTGGTCCGCCCCCGACGTCGCTCTCACGCCGGAGCAGGAGAGCCTCGTCCGCTTCACCCGCCGGAACATCGACGGCGGCCCTCTCTTCACGACGACGTCCTGGTTCGAGGCAGCGCCTTATCTCATCGCCGCCGGGCTCGACGTCCGGTCGATCGGCGGGTTCTCCGGAGCGATCCCGACGCCCACGCTCGGCGAGGTGCGACGCGGCGTCGCGGACGGCTCGCTCCGCTACTTCCTGCTGCCGTCTCGCTCGACGCCGCGTGCAGGATCGGCGGGAGGGCGAACCGAGGCGGGCAGGATCACGGCCTGGGTGACCGCATCCTGCTCTCTCGTGCCCGACTCGCGCTACGAGGGCACGACCACGCTGGCCGGCCTGTCGCTCTGGGACTGCCGGGTGCGGTGAGCCTCGGCTCCCGCTCCCCGACTCGACCTGGACGCGTGAGCCCACGAGCCCTAGGGTTGCGCCGAGCGGATCACCGAGAGGGGCAGCACGTGTCGAAGGTCAGAGTCCACAACTTCGCGGTGTCGCTGGACGGCTACGGAGCCGGGGCGGACCAGTCGATGGAGCAGCCCTTCGGCCACGCCGACGGCCGCCTGATGAGCTGGTTCATGGGCACGAGGTCGTTCCACGCCATGCAGGGCCAGGAGGGCGGCAGCACCGGCGTCGACGAGTCGTTCGCCTCCGCCTGGGGTCCGGGCATCGGCGTCGAGATCATGGGCCGCAACAAGTTCGGCCCGCAGCGCGGCCCGTGGACCGACGACGACTGGATCGGCTGGTGGGGCGACGAGCCGCCGTTCCACACGCCCGTCGTCGTCCTGACCCACCACCCTCGCGAGCCCCTCGCGCTCGAGGGCACGACGTTCCACTTCGTCGACGCCGCACCTCGGGAGGCCCTCGCCGAGGCGCGCGCGCTGGCACCCGACACCGACGTTCGGATCGGCGGCGGCGTCGAGACCGTTCGGGAGTTCCTCGAGGCAGACCTGATCGACCACCTGCACGTCGCTGTGGTGCCGATCGTCCTCGGCCGGGGCGAGCAGCTCTGGACCGGCCTGGAGAGGGTCGAGGAGCGCTTCGACATCGAGACGACCGCATCGCCCTCCGGCGTGACGCACCTGGTCTTCACCCGGAAGTAGTACCGGGGTCTGATGCACTATCGAGTGGAGAGTGCAATTCTGATCGGATGATCCCGAAGAAGACGCGCACCCGCTCGGCGCTCGTCACGCGCGCCCGACGGCTGACGGCCGAGGTCGGGCTCTCCGGCTTCACCGTGCAGCAGCTCGCCGACGACGTCGGGATCTCGCGCCGCACCTTCTTCAACCACTTCCCCACGAAGGAGTCGGCGGTCCTCGGCATCGAGAACGGCCTCGACGACGCCCTGATCGCCGCGTTCACGACGGCCCGCCGGGCCGAGGACGCCGACCAACGCCACCTCCTCGACGATCTCGCCGAGCTCGCCAT is a genomic window of Frondihabitans peucedani containing:
- a CDS encoding dihydrofolate reductase family protein, producing the protein MSKVRVHNFAVSLDGYGAGADQSMEQPFGHADGRLMSWFMGTRSFHAMQGQEGGSTGVDESFASAWGPGIGVEIMGRNKFGPQRGPWTDDDWIGWWGDEPPFHTPVVVLTHHPREPLALEGTTFHFVDAAPREALAEARALAPDTDVRIGGGVETVREFLEADLIDHLHVAVVPIVLGRGEQLWTGLERVEERFDIETTASPSGVTHLVFTRK